One region of Purpureocillium takamizusanense chromosome 4, complete sequence genomic DNA includes:
- a CDS encoding uncharacterized protein (EggNog:ENOG503NZ3S~COG:Q) — protein sequence MSSSVIAALQSGPVQALHYLRRALLSPVLSGSLLLALLAAPEELRHAALKRLSLPTNYDLTVAKTVLQVLLGLGIARTVNLALSAMAANSWRVTAASGWDWPKEIAVVTGGCSGIGHGIVERLVRRQVKVAILDIQELPKTLQGHPLVRYYKCDITSPDSVAKAADAIRKELGHPTILINNAGITKPMPILKMPQEFLLKIFGVNCMSHWTTVQQFLPRMIQVNKGHVVTVASLASFIALANAADYSATKAAALAFHESLACELKHFYKADSVLTTVVHPNFVRTPLIKDFDDRLEGEGLRLLTSDHVADTIVNQVFSRRGAQLIIPDTQAVVSGLRGWPTWLQVVIRNTIGKSATKM from the coding sequence atgtctTCTTCTGTCATCGCAGCCCTCCAGTCCGGCCCAGTTCAGGCCCTGCACTACCTACGACGCGCCCTCCTGTCTCCGGTCCTGTCCGGTTCGCTTCTCCTTGCGCTGCTTGCTGCTCCAGAGGAGCTCCGCCACGCCGCGTTGAAGCGCCTCTCGCTCCCTACAAACTATGACCTCACCGTGGCCAAGACGGTCCTGCAGGTCCTCCTGGGCCTGGGGATCGCGCGGACCGTCAACCTCGCCCtcagcgccatggcggccaaCTCGTGGcgcgtgacggcggcgtctggctgGGACTGGCCCAAGGAGATTGCCGTTGTCACGGGCGGATGCAGCGGCATCGggcacggcatcgtcgaaCGGCTGGTCCGCCGTCAAGTCAAGGTTGCCATTCTAGACATCCAGGAGCTCCCAAAGACTTTGCAGGGGCATCCCTTGGTTCGGTACTACAAGTGCGACATCACGTCTCCCGACTcggtggccaaggccgccgatgccatccGAAAAGAGCTGGGACACCCGACGATTCTCATCAACAACGCGGGCATCACCAAGCCGATGCCCATTCTCAAGATGCCACAGGAGTTCCTGCTGAAAATCTTCGGCGTCAATTGCATGTCCCACTGGACCACGGTGCAGCAGTTTCTCCCGCGCATGATCCAGGTCAACAAGGGCCACGTTGTCACCGTCGCCAGCCTGGCCTCGTTCATTGCTCTGGCCAATGCCGCCGACTACTCCGCCACCAAGGCTGCTGCGCTGGCATTCCACGAGTCCCTCGCTTGCGAGCTCAAGCATTTTTACAAGGCCGACAGCGTTTTGACCACTGTGGTCCACCCGAATTTCGTGCGGACGCCGCTTATCAAGGACTTTGATGACCGCTTGGAAGGAGAGGGCCTTCGGCTGTTGACGAGCGATCATGTGGCCGACACGATTGTCAACCAGGTCTTTAGCAGAAGAGGCGCGCAGTTGATCATACCCGATACCCAGGCTGTTGTTTCTGGCCTGAGGGGATGGCCAACGTGGCTGCAGGTAGTGATTCGAAACACGATTGGCAAGAGTGCGACAAAGATGTAA
- a CDS encoding uncharacterized protein (TransMembrane:6 (i39-58o102-120i132-152o164-184i196-218o265-289i)~EggNog:ENOG503PCP4~COG:G), which produces MYLSGNPASTFEETEKQEIELSSAPDPAIVKRIKLKADFILLPLLTLAYLFNSVSNAHTAGLEEDLGLVGNQFNQILTFYQIPFIVLGPAVTLLTKWLGARWTIPGMLLVFGCASLASGFSKNFRDIVICRVFVGAFESGFLASVIYYLSIWYTRAELATRIGIFYAALVSSSAFGGLLAYAVFHIKSGAYPSWAYLFFLEGGLTVVWSFVLFALLPFGVNSAWFLNEEEKVAACVRLQQDSVSTLEEGFSWREALGEFRTVHGYIRVLLGFTSGVITTSNANFLAIIVKRLQFSVIKTNLVCI; this is translated from the exons ATGTACTTGAGTGGCAATCCAGCCAGTACCTTTGAGGAAACCGAGAAGCAGGAGATCGAGCTATCGTCCGCGCCCGATCCCGCGATTGTGAAGCGCATCAAGCTCAAAGCCGATTTCATTTTGCTGCCGTTATTGACGCTTGCATACCTCTTCAA CAGCGTCTCAAACGCGCATACTGCGGGGCTTGAAGAGGATCTTGGTCTTGTTGGCAATCAGTTCAACCAAATTTTGACTTTTTATCAAATCCCGTTCATCGTACTCGGACCGGCGGTCACTCTGTTGACGAAATGGCTTGGCGCGCGTTGGACAATTCCAGGGATGCTGCTTGTCTTCGGATGTGCTTCCTTGGCTAGCGGCTTCTCCAAGAACTTCAGGGACATTGTCATCTGTCGTGTCTTTGTCGGGGCATTCGAGTCAGGATTCCTAGCGTC GGTCATCTACTACCTCTCCATCTGGTACACCAGGGCAGAGCTTGCCACTCGTATCGGAATCTTCTACGCAGCGCTTGTCTCGTCCTCTGCCTTTGGTGGTCTCCTTGCCTATGCCGTTTTCCATATCAAAAGCGGCGCCTACCCGAGCTGGGCATACCTCTTCTTTCTCGAAGGTGGCTTAACTGTCGTCTGGTCATTCGTGCTGTTTGCCTTGCTGCCATTTGGTGTGAACTCCGCCTGGTTCCTCAACGAGGAAGAGAAGGTTGCTGCGTGCGTTCGGCTTCAACAGGACTCCGTCTCTACGCTCGAAGAAGGTTTCAGCTGGCGAGAGGCTCTTGGGGAGTTTCGCACAGTTCACGGATATATACGTGTGCTTCTGGGATTCACGTCTGGCGTTATAACAACGTCAAACGCAAATTTCCTGGCCATAATCGTCAAAAGGCTCCAATTTAGCGTCATCAAGACCAATCTGGTATGTATCTGA
- a CDS encoding uncharacterized protein (EggNog:ENOG503P1X8~COG:Q) → MSNPITKTFVVTGASRGLGLEFVRQLSDVSHHHVIAVVRSPEIAEQLNTLGRGNVSIVKADLSDLKSFPVRECKWDACSEYNAYSIKDVATKISKVANGKIDVLIK, encoded by the exons ATGTCCAATCCGATAACCAAGACGTTCGTCGTTACAGGCGCTTCTCGAGGACTTGGT CTCGAGTTTGTGCGACAGCTGAGTGATGTCAGTCACCATCACGTTATCGCGGTTGTTCGAAGTCCGGAGATTGCAGAGCAATTGAACACACTTGGCAGGGGGAACGTCTCCATTGTCAAGGCTGATTTGTCGGACTTGAAGTCCTTTCCGGTGAGAGAATGCAAGTGGGACGCTTGTTCAGAGTACAACGCTTATTCTATCAAGGATGTTGCCACCAAAATATCCAAGGTCGCGAACGGAAAGATTGATGTTCTGATAAAGTAA
- a CDS encoding uncharacterized protein (COG:S~EggNog:ENOG503PAUH) — MSYQQQPGYAPQQPQQQQQVHHQQQQHYPPPPTHALQQQQPPQQTQQQYANVVAQPGAQHLQHQQGPAPTDSGAFHGGTYNITHRDTNAVLGVNLQPGAVVRAKPGAMIHMAGSIQLTGKVKFSMKKLLTGSDMAESTYAGPGRLALGPTLFGDIITLHLDGRQSWTIGKDAFLACTPDVSKEAKAQGFSKALFSGEDLFVYRVAGQGIIWLTSFGAVDRLDVGEPFARPRCLCAYSQDSSSLVSNTSSTTAILSHGVATIKSKGPAAEPWAASRQARVSCVASRALGPSTCRRGIGTSSRRLSARVPVAPPEAYDWSVWQQVVHVGNGVGGRRDTVMDGFWGSTAPSGYVHVDPTRSQRTVCYLEYIASPPFFMPGT, encoded by the coding sequence atgtcttaccagcagcagcccggaTACGCGCCTcaacagccgcagcagcagcagcaggtccatcaccagcaacagcaacactatccgcctcctccgacgCACgccctccagcagcagcagcccccgcAACAGACACAACAGCAGTATGCCAACGTTGTTGCCCAACCAGGGGCACAGCATCTACAGCACCAGCAGGGCCCCGCGCCCACCGACAGCGGCGCCTTCCATGGTGGAACCTACAACATCACCCACCGCGACACCAATGCGGTGCTCGGTGTAAAcctgcagcccggcgccgtcgtgcgcgccAAGCCTGGCGCAATGATCCACATGGCGGGCAGTATCCAGTTGACTGGCAAAGTCAAGTTCTCGATGAAGAAGCTCCTCACCGGcagcgacatggccgagtcGACATATGCCGGGCCCGGCCGACTCGCGTTGGGCCCTACCCTGTTTGGCGACATCATTACGCTGCATCTCGATGGGCGACAGTCCTGGACCATTGGCAAGGACGCGTTCCTGGCCTGTACCCCCGATGTCagcaaggaggccaaggctCAGGGCTTCAGCAAAGCTTTGTTCTCCGGGGAGGACCTGTTTGTCTACCGTGTTGCGGGTCAGGGAATCATCTGGCTCACGAGCTTCGGCGCCGTAGACCGACTTGATGTAGGTGAACCCTTTGCGCGCCCGCGTTGTCTCTGTGCTTACTCTCAGGACAGCTCCAGCCTGGTGAGCAACACATCGTCGACAACGGCCATCTTGTCGCATGGAGTTGCGACTATAAAATCGAaagggccggcggcggaaccATGGGCAGCCTCAAGACAGGCGAGGGTCTCGTGTGTCGCTTCACGGGCCCTGGGGCCGTCTACGTGCAGACGCGGAATAGGGACGAGTTCCAGGCGTTTATCCGCGCGAGTGCCGGTGGCGCCTCCTGAGGCATACGATTGGAGTGTCTGGCAACAAGTTGTTCATGTTGGCAATGGTGTCGGTGGGAGAAGAGACACCGTCATGGATGGCTTTTGGGGCTCGACAGCACCGTCAGGCTATGTGCATGTTGACCCGACCCGGTCTCAGAGAACGGTTTGCTACCTCGAGTACATTGCTTCGCCGCCATTCTTCATGCCTGGAACCTGA
- a CDS encoding uncharacterized protein (TransMembrane:1 (o252-272i)~EggNog:ENOG503NX3T~COG:Q) gives MGKSASSQSPQDVDFEVIIVGAGISGINAAYRVKQQAPPGTRLTILEGRDSIGGTWDLFRYPGIRSDSDIFTFGFSWNPWPHQTTLGLGAEIKEYLIQSAKVAGVDEQIRYQHKVTTASWVSGQNYWEVSVSAKNSEKPKLFRTRFLVFGTGYYDYDQPLEAVIPGIKDFKGKVIHPQFWPKDYDYTNKEMVVIGSGATAVTIVPSVADKVKHVTMLQRSPTYIFPLPQYPKLTSFMFALMPSRMAQLANRLLWIIQGYLMIAACRTFPGLVRRVIRAINKKLLPPNIPCDPHFTPRYKPWEQRVCASLDGDFFAALRSGKASVATDTIVTVTEDTIELNSGAVIRPDVIVTATGLKLKFGGGVQFSVDGKPLDPTKGFMWKSSMIQDLPNVVFCVGYQDASWTLGADCAAQLLTRLMWELRSSNATVAMPHLEKPEEMEVKPLMSLSATYLKNINKALPKAGTGSWRPRTHYTADLYAAKWGDIRSGLLIK, from the coding sequence ATGGGCAAGAGTGCGAGTAGCCAGTCTCCTCAAGATGTCGACTTTGAGGTCATCATAGTTGGCGCTGGGATATCTGGCATCAATGCGGCCTACCGCGTGAAGCAGCAAGCACCCCCGGGCACCAGACTCACCATCCTTGAGGGCCGAGACAGCATCGGTGGCACGTGGGACCTCTTCCGTTACCCTGGCATCAGGTCCGACTCGGACATCTTCACATTCGGCTTCTCCTGGAACCCATGGCCGCATCAAACAACTCTGGGCCTGGGTGCAGAGATTAAAGAATACCTGATCCAGTCCGCTAAAGTCGCCGGGGTCGATGAGCAAATCAGATACCAACACAAGGTCACAACAGCCAGCTGGGTCTCGGGCCAAAACTATTGGGAGGTTTCTGTGAGCGCGAAGAATAGCGAAAAGCCCAAGCTCTTTCGCACGCGATTTCTCGTCTTCGGCACCGGGTATTACGACTACGACCAGCCCCTGGAGGCAGTCATCCCGGGCATCAAAGACTTCAAGGGAAAGGTCATCCATCCCCAATTTTGGCCCAAGGACTATGACTACACCAACAAAGAAATGGTCGTCATAGGCAGTGGAGCGACTGCTGTGACCATCGTACCGTCCGTGGCGGACAAGGTTAAACACGTCACCATGTTGCAGAGAAGCCCGACATACATATTTCCATTGCCGCAGTACCCAAAGCTCACGTCCTTCATGTTCGCTTTGATGCCTTCTCGCATGGCCCAGCTGGCGAACCGATTGCTGTGGATTATCCAGGGTTATCTCATGATTGCTGCCTGCAGGACCTTTCCCGGGCTGGTTAGGAGAGTTATCCGGGCCATCAACAAAAAGCTACTTCCGCCCAACATTCCTTGCGACCCTCACTTCACCCCACGATATAAGCCTTGGGAACAGCGAGTTTGTGCTTCTTTGGACGGCGACTTCTTCGCAGCCTTGCGCTCAGGCAAGGCAAGCGTCGCTACTGACACGATTGTAACCGTTACGGAAGACACGATCGAGCTGAACTCGGGAGCTGTCATTCGCCCCGACGTCATAGTCACGGCTACGGGTCTCAAGCTCAagtttggcggcggtgttCAATTCTCCGTGGATGGAAAGCCGCTGGACCCTACAAAGGGGTTCATGTGGAAGTCCTCCATGATCCAGGATCTCCCCAACGTTGTATTCTGCGTCGGGTACCAAGATGCCTCCTGGACGCTAGGGGCCGACTGTGCCGCGCAGCTTCTAACGCGTCTCATGTGGGAGCTGCGAAGTAGCAACGCAACTGTGGCCATGCCGCATCTTGAGAAGCCGGAGGAAATGGAGGTCAAACCCTTAATGAGCCTGTCAGCGACGTACCTAAAGAACATCAATAAGGCCCTTCCCAAAGCCGGGACGGGGTCGTGGAGGCCGAGGACTCACTACACGGCAGACTTGTATGCAGCAAAATGGGGTGATATTAGATCTGGACTTCTCATCAAGTAG